One segment of Carya illinoinensis cultivar Pawnee chromosome 13, C.illinoinensisPawnee_v1, whole genome shotgun sequence DNA contains the following:
- the LOC122292726 gene encoding laccase-13-like has translation METTYNLIVKPWCTHFFLGLFAMLALLSLSADAETQYHQFVIQAKPVKRLCRTHNTITVNGQFPGPTLEVRNGDSLVIRVVNSARYNISLHWHGIRQLRNPWADGPSYVTQCPIQPGGTYTYRFTIINQEGTLWWHAHTDWLRATVYGALIIRPQLGSPYPFSTPKREYTILLGEWFDRNPMDVLKQAQFTGAAPNVSDAFTINGQPGDLYRCSSQETERFAIESGETVLLRIISSALNQELYFAIANHKMTVVGVDAAYTKPFTTNVVMIGPAQTTNVLLTADQPPAHYYMAAHAYNTANAPFDNTTTTAILEYKSAPCKKGQSSRPVFPQLPGFNDTATATAFTAGIRSPSRVNVPTDIDENLFFTAGLGLNNCTRPNSPRCQGPNGTRFTASMNNVSFVLPRTNSIMQAYYQGVPGVFTTDFPPVPPVQFDYTGNVNRGLWQPIPGTKLYKLKYGSRVQIVFQDTSIVTTEDHPMHLHGYHFYVVGSGFGNFNPRQDPANFNLVDPPKRNTIGTNPGGWVAIRFVADNPGVWLLHCHIDAHLSTGLAMALLVENGVGESQSVIPPPPDLPAC, from the exons ATTCAAGCAAAGCCAGTGAAGAGGCTGTGCAGAACCCACAACACAATTACAGTAAATGGACAATTCCCAGGACCAACCTTGGAAGTGAGAAATGGGGATTCCCTTGTGATCAGAGTGGTGAACAGTGCTCGATACAACATCAGCCTCCATTG GCATGGAATTAGACAGCTCAGAAATCCATGGGCAGATGGGCCGAGTTATGTGACTCAGTGTCCCATTCAACCGGGAGGGACATACACATACCGTTTTACAATCATAAACCAAGAGGGTACATTGTGGTGGCATGCTCATACCGATTGGCTCAGAGCCACTGTTTATGGAGCTCTCATCATCCGTCCTCAATTGGGTTCTCCATACCCATTCTCAACGCCCAAGCGAGAATACACAATTCTTCTTG GAGAATGGTTCGACAGAAATCCCATGGATGTTTTAAAGCAGGCTCAGTTCACAGGAGCAGCTCCTAATGTTTCAGATGCATTTACCATCAATGGTCAGCCTGGTGATCTGTATAGATGCTCCAGCCAAG AAACCGAAAGATTTGCAATAGAATCGGGCGAGACAGTTCTCCTACGAATCATCAGCTCTGCACTCAATCAAGAACTCTACTTTGCCATTGCCAACCACAAAATGACTGTTGTTGGTGTTGATGCTGCATACACCAAGCCTTTCACAACCAATGTTGTCATGATAGGACCAGCTCAGACAACCAATGTCCTCCTCACCGCTGATCAGCCCCCAGCTCACTACTACATGGCTGCACATGCCTATAACACCGCGAATGCACCATTTGATAACACCACCACCACAGCCATCCTTGAATACAAATCTGCTCCCTGCAAGAAGGGGCAATCCTCGAGACCAGTCTTCCCTCAACTACCAGGCTTCAATGATACAGCCACAGCAACTGCTTTCACTGCCGGGATTAGGAGCCCTTCTCGGGTCAATGTCCCTACTGACATTGATGAGAACCTATTTTTCACAGCGGGATTAGGACTAAACAATTGCACACGTCCTAACAGCCCCCGTTGTCAGGGACCAAATGGAACTCGCTTCACCGCCAGCATGAACAACGTTTCTTTTGTCCTCCCTAGAACAAACTCCATTATGCAAGCATATTATCAAGGTGTGCCTGGTGTCTTCACCACAGACTTTCCACCTGTCCCCCCTGTACAATTTGATTATACCGGCAACGTGAACAGGGGACTCTGGCAACCTATTCCAGGAACTAAGCTCTACAAGTTGAAGTATGGTTCCAGAGTACAGATTGTGTTCCAGGATACAAGTATTGTCACAACAGAGGACCATCCTATGCATCTTCATGGATACCATTTCTACGTTGTTGGATCAGGTTTTGGCAACTTCAACCCAAGACAGGACCCAGCCAACTTCAACCTCGTCGACCCACCAAAGAGGAATACCATTGGAACAAACCCTGGTGGATGGGTAGCCATCCGATTTGTGGCTGATAATCCAG GAGTTTGGCTGTTGCACTGTCACATAGACGCACATTTGAGTACTGGTTTGGCAATGGCTTTACTAGTTGAAAATGGAGTTGGGGAATCTCAGTCTGTAATACCTCCACCACCAGATCTGCCCGCGTGTTAA